The Geodermatophilaceae bacterium NBWT11 genome has a segment encoding these proteins:
- a CDS encoding ferredoxin reductase: protein MTTTEPRPTGTRPGLRDRVRDRVLGLVEAATTPLLPTDYLDVFAPLRSGADLRGRVVEVRPETADAATLVIQPGRGWREHVPGQYVRLGVDVDGVRQWRAYSVTSDRTRTDGCITVTVKAIPDGVVSNHLVRRLQPGTVVQLDQATGEFVLPEDRPAKALFVTAGSGITPVMGMLRNHLTELVDVVVVHSAPTAADVVFGAELRALAAAGSIRLVERHTEVDGLLKPADLAELVPDLTERTTWACGPVGMLEALEEHWAAEGAADRLHTERFRPRVLVTGEGGTVTFGRTGSVVQADGATPILDAAEDAGVLMPSGCRMGICYGCVLPLREGAVRDLRTGELTVAAPGDGVLVQTCISAAAGACDIDH, encoded by the coding sequence ATGACCACCACCGAGCCGCGACCGACCGGGACCCGTCCCGGCCTGCGTGACCGGGTGCGCGACCGCGTCCTGGGCCTCGTGGAGGCGGCGACCACCCCGCTGCTGCCCACCGACTACCTCGACGTGTTCGCCCCGCTCCGCTCGGGCGCCGACCTGCGCGGCCGGGTCGTCGAGGTGCGTCCGGAGACCGCCGACGCCGCGACGCTGGTGATCCAGCCCGGCCGCGGGTGGCGCGAGCACGTCCCCGGCCAGTACGTCCGGCTCGGCGTGGACGTCGACGGCGTCCGGCAGTGGCGGGCGTACTCGGTCACCTCCGACCGCACCCGCACCGACGGCTGCATCACCGTCACGGTCAAGGCCATCCCGGACGGCGTGGTCAGCAACCACCTCGTGCGCCGGCTCCAGCCGGGCACCGTGGTCCAGCTCGACCAGGCCACGGGTGAGTTCGTGCTGCCGGAGGACCGGCCCGCCAAGGCGCTGTTCGTCACCGCCGGCTCGGGCATCACCCCCGTGATGGGCATGCTGCGCAACCACCTCACCGAGCTCGTCGACGTCGTCGTCGTGCACTCGGCACCCACCGCCGCCGACGTCGTGTTCGGCGCCGAGCTGCGCGCCCTGGCCGCGGCCGGGTCGATCCGGCTCGTCGAGCGGCACACCGAGGTCGACGGGCTGCTCAAGCCCGCCGACCTCGCCGAGCTCGTGCCCGACCTGACCGAGCGCACCACCTGGGCCTGCGGCCCGGTCGGGATGCTCGAGGCGCTCGAGGAGCACTGGGCCGCCGAGGGCGCCGCCGACCGGCTGCACACCGAGCGCTTCCGCCCACGGGTGCTGGTCACCGGCGAGGGCGGCACGGTCACCTTCGGCCGCACCGGCTCCGTCGTCCAGGCCGACGGCGCCACCCCGATCCTGGACGCCGCGGAGGACGCCGGCGTCCTCATGCCCAGCGGCTGCCGGATGGGCATCTGCTACGGCTGCGTGCTCCCGCTGCGCGAGGGCGCCGTCCGCGACCTGCGCACCGGCGAGCTCACCGTCGCCGCGCCCGGGGACGGCGTGCTGGTGCAGACCTGCATCAGCGCCGCCGCGGGCGCCTGCGACATCGACCACTGA
- a CDS encoding permease — protein sequence MIARSRVQARLLVVVLVVLVAGLTVLGSCALLLTGGADRARQSSLAQAPADELAVEVVLTDLTADPLPDVSAAGDALTGALAPVPPRTSTWVTSTLRDLPPGADPRRLGWLAGVDDLTDRADLVAGSWAGAPTDGAPWPAVLPVAAAQALGLALGDTVTLEPSTGLDDAGDTAPVTVVLVGLVEPRADGGWDRDRLDGAGSVRDLEFGVFSRIRVPAAGPFLVDPAALLAAGAGVERVSLLAAPDVAAAAPAAVDRVAAGLAGLTQAVRATTDATSRVGAPLATTLAGTADRQADTRGAVLAVGLVVGLLTVAALGTAARVLGDRRLGETALLGTRGATRRQLVTRALPEAVVLVALGALVAVPLAVLVTRLLLADRLPGSDAGPLLPAGLLLPVLVVAVLLAVGLAVAATRVPAGGRSAGRGPVARSGTDLLLVGLAVVAVLGLGGATGADPLLVVAPALVLLAGAALLLRVPPLLAGAADRRAVRGRSLVPVLVAGDLARRPLASGAAALLVLATAAAVAATGVDATWRVSQADQADLRVGSDLAVPAVPGVDGDAVLAATGGTVSPVTEQPVSLGSVLGTGDDGAVPRLVAVDTAHAGEVLRGRLPDGDDWSSVTAGLVPSPARGIPGPGAVSVAGTVRGASVTATPTLVLADPTGARSTLEGAEVPLDGAPHEAGVSVPAGRSVVGVVLDLSLDGPVADEESTAPLTLDVTLPGAAPDWTATAPGEDGTITDPQLADDGLQLTGRVFPQGLTSGDARVVLAADPAPALLPVVLSAGLAADLGAAAGDRVGLTVGDAPVQAQVAGVVPDVPSVPGGPAVLTDVEALARAVLATGDLAPLTQAWWVGHPTTTDLPGAQSRAALTDQLRTGPLQVGLPTALGLLAAGAVALGVTGTVLQAAAVRSGRRSEVARLLGTGVPRRTVRAVLLLQHAVGTVLAVLLGAVVGVAGTALVGPALTGAAVPEPTVALPWVPWALLVAGLAVVGIAVVLPAVRALLRVDVAGALREGAP from the coding sequence GTGATCGCCCGCAGCCGGGTCCAGGCGCGGCTGCTGGTCGTGGTGCTCGTCGTCCTGGTCGCCGGGCTGACGGTGCTGGGCAGCTGCGCGCTGCTGCTCACCGGGGGCGCCGACCGGGCCCGGCAGTCGAGCCTGGCGCAGGCACCGGCCGACGAGCTGGCCGTCGAGGTCGTGCTGACCGACCTGACCGCCGACCCGCTGCCCGACGTCTCCGCGGCGGGCGACGCGCTCACCGGTGCGCTGGCCCCGGTGCCGCCGCGCACCTCGACCTGGGTCACCTCGACGTTGCGCGACCTGCCCCCCGGCGCCGACCCCCGCCGGCTGGGCTGGCTGGCCGGGGTCGACGACCTGACCGACCGGGCCGACCTGGTCGCGGGCAGCTGGGCCGGGGCCCCCACCGACGGCGCGCCCTGGCCGGCGGTGCTGCCCGTCGCCGCCGCCCAGGCGCTCGGGCTGGCCCTGGGCGACACCGTGACCCTGGAACCGAGCACCGGCCTGGACGACGCCGGCGACACCGCGCCGGTCACCGTCGTCCTCGTCGGGCTGGTCGAGCCACGGGCCGACGGCGGGTGGGACCGCGACCGGCTGGACGGTGCCGGCAGCGTCCGGGACCTGGAGTTCGGGGTGTTCAGCCGGATCCGGGTGCCCGCCGCCGGCCCCTTCCTGGTCGATCCGGCGGCCCTGCTCGCCGCCGGCGCGGGGGTGGAACGGGTGAGCCTGCTCGCCGCCCCCGACGTGGCCGCGGCGGCGCCCGCCGCGGTCGACCGGGTGGCCGCCGGGCTGGCCGGGCTCACCCAGGCGGTGCGGGCGACGACCGACGCGACCAGCCGGGTGGGTGCCCCGCTGGCCACCACGCTGGCCGGGACCGCGGACCGGCAGGCCGACACCCGGGGGGCCGTGCTCGCGGTCGGGCTGGTCGTCGGGCTGCTCACCGTGGCCGCGCTGGGCACCGCCGCCCGGGTGCTCGGCGACCGCCGCCTCGGGGAGACCGCCCTGCTCGGCACCCGGGGGGCCACCCGCCGTCAGCTCGTGACCCGGGCACTGCCGGAGGCCGTGGTGTTGGTCGCGCTCGGGGCCCTGGTCGCCGTCCCGCTCGCGGTGCTGGTCACCCGGCTGCTGCTCGCCGACCGGCTGCCCGGCTCCGACGCCGGCCCGCTGCTGCCGGCCGGGCTGCTCCTGCCGGTGCTCGTGGTCGCGGTGCTGCTCGCGGTCGGCCTGGCCGTGGCCGCCACCCGCGTGCCCGCGGGAGGACGGTCGGCCGGGCGGGGGCCGGTGGCCCGGTCGGGCACGGACCTGCTGCTGGTGGGACTGGCCGTGGTCGCCGTCCTCGGGCTGGGCGGCGCGACCGGTGCCGACCCGCTGCTGGTCGTGGCCCCGGCGCTGGTGCTGCTCGCCGGTGCCGCGCTGCTGCTGCGGGTGCCGCCGTTGCTGGCCGGGGCCGCCGACCGCCGCGCGGTCCGCGGCCGGTCCCTGGTCCCGGTGCTGGTGGCCGGTGACCTCGCCCGGCGCCCGCTCGCGTCCGGGGCGGCGGCGCTGCTGGTGCTGGCCACCGCGGCGGCCGTCGCGGCCACCGGGGTGGACGCCACCTGGCGGGTGTCCCAGGCCGACCAGGCCGACCTGCGGGTGGGCAGCGACCTGGCCGTGCCCGCCGTCCCCGGCGTGGACGGCGACGCGGTGCTCGCCGCGACCGGGGGCACCGTCTCCCCGGTCACCGAGCAACCGGTGTCGCTGGGCAGCGTGCTCGGCACCGGGGACGACGGCGCGGTGCCGCGGCTGGTCGCGGTGGACACCGCACACGCCGGCGAGGTGCTCCGTGGCCGGCTGCCGGACGGCGACGACTGGTCGTCGGTGACCGCCGGCCTGGTGCCGAGCCCCGCCCGCGGCATCCCCGGGCCCGGCGCCGTGAGCGTCGCCGGCACGGTGCGCGGGGCGTCGGTGACCGCCACCCCGACCCTGGTGCTGGCCGACCCCACCGGCGCGCGCAGCACCCTCGAGGGTGCGGAGGTGCCGCTGGACGGCGCCCCGCACGAGGCCGGGGTGAGCGTGCCGGCGGGTCGCTCGGTGGTCGGCGTGGTCCTGGACCTGTCGCTGGACGGGCCGGTGGCCGACGAGGAGTCCACCGCCCCGCTGACCCTGGACGTCACGCTGCCCGGGGCGGCACCGGACTGGACGGCGACCGCGCCCGGCGAGGACGGCACGATCACCGACCCGCAGCTGGCCGACGACGGGCTCCAGCTGACCGGCCGGGTGTTCCCCCAGGGCCTCACGTCCGGCGACGCCCGGGTGGTGCTGGCCGCCGACCCGGCCCCCGCGCTGCTGCCGGTGGTGCTGTCCGCGGGGCTCGCCGCGGACCTGGGGGCGGCGGCCGGCGACCGGGTCGGGCTGACCGTCGGCGACGCCCCGGTGCAGGCGCAGGTGGCCGGGGTCGTGCCCGACGTGCCCTCGGTGCCCGGCGGTCCGGCCGTGCTCACCGACGTCGAGGCCCTGGCCCGGGCCGTGCTGGCCACCGGCGACCTGGCCCCGCTCACCCAGGCGTGGTGGGTCGGGCACCCGACGACCACCGACCTGCCCGGCGCACAGTCCCGCGCCGCCCTGACCGACCAGCTGCGCACCGGTCCGCTGCAGGTCGGGCTGCCCACCGCCCTCGGCCTGCTCGCCGCCGGAGCGGTCGCGCTGGGCGTGACCGGCACGGTGCTGCAGGCCGCCGCGGTGCGCAGCGGCCGCCGCTCCGAGGTGGCCCGGCTGCTCGGCACCGGGGTGCCGCGGCGCACCGTGCGGGCGGTCCTGCTCCTGCAGCACGCGGTGGGCACCGTGCTCGCCGTCCTCCTCGGCGCGGTCGTCGGGGTCGCCGGGACGGCGCTGGTGGGCCCGGCGCTGACCGGTGCGGCCGTCCCGGAGCCCACCGTCGCGCTGCCCTGGGTGCCGTGGGCTCTCCTGGTGGCCGGCCTCGCGGTCGTGGGCATCGCGGTGGTGCTGCCCGCCGTCCGGGCGCTGCTGCGGGTGGACGTCGCCGGCGCGCTGCGGGAGGGCGCCCCGTGA
- a CDS encoding PduH protein, whose amino-acid sequence MRDEPVEKPALVLHHGPDADPAVLREVAAGAEEEGVPLRVVAVAGADAVVLAAAAAQASRLSVGVGVSGSAVAVHHAQLPVDRPALEVAGDDPADGRRAGRVAARVVTGLPLV is encoded by the coding sequence GTGAGGGACGAGCCGGTCGAGAAGCCGGCGCTGGTGCTGCACCACGGGCCGGACGCCGACCCCGCGGTGCTCCGGGAGGTCGCCGCCGGCGCCGAGGAGGAGGGCGTCCCGCTGCGGGTCGTGGCCGTCGCCGGCGCCGACGCGGTCGTACTGGCAGCCGCCGCGGCGCAGGCCTCCCGGCTGTCGGTCGGCGTCGGGGTGTCCGGCTCCGCGGTCGCCGTGCACCACGCCCAGCTCCCGGTGGACCGGCCCGCCCTGGAGGTCGCCGGCGACGACCCGGCCGACGGGCGCCGTGCCGGCCGTGTGGCCGCCCGCGTCGTCACCGGCCTGCCGCTGGTCTGA
- a CDS encoding ABC transporter ATP-binding protein, protein MTAVLAGEPLVVCESLVRIHRTGSVEVQALQGLDLVVDPGEVLAVVGASGSGKSTLLAVLAGIDAPTAGRVTVGPWDLTGLSRRDRVAYRREVVGFVWQQTARNLVPYLTATENVVLPLALAGTPKGTRAARAAELLELVGVAHVADRRPAACSGGEQQRVAIAVGLANAPALLLADEPTGELDTTSSQQVYEALRTVNRDLGTTVVVVTHDPTVSDQVERTVAIRDGRTASEVLRRTQGEDTVAEEFAVLDRAGRMQLPAEYRTALDLTRRVRLTLEADHVAVHRDGGA, encoded by the coding sequence ATGACGGCGGTGCTGGCGGGGGAGCCCCTCGTCGTCTGCGAGTCCCTGGTCCGCATCCACCGCACCGGCTCGGTCGAGGTGCAGGCGCTGCAGGGGCTGGACCTGGTGGTCGACCCCGGCGAGGTGCTCGCCGTCGTCGGTGCCTCCGGTTCGGGCAAGTCCACGCTGCTCGCGGTGCTGGCGGGCATCGACGCCCCCACCGCCGGCCGGGTCACCGTGGGCCCGTGGGACCTGACCGGACTCAGCCGCCGCGACCGGGTGGCCTACCGCCGCGAGGTGGTCGGCTTCGTCTGGCAGCAGACCGCGCGCAACCTGGTGCCGTACCTCACCGCCACGGAGAACGTCGTCCTGCCGCTGGCCCTGGCCGGCACACCGAAGGGCACCCGGGCAGCCCGGGCCGCCGAGCTGCTGGAGCTGGTCGGCGTGGCGCACGTCGCCGACCGTCGTCCGGCCGCCTGCTCGGGCGGTGAGCAGCAGCGGGTGGCCATCGCCGTCGGGCTCGCCAACGCCCCGGCGCTGCTGCTGGCCGACGAGCCCACCGGCGAGCTGGACACCACCAGCTCGCAGCAGGTCTACGAGGCGCTGCGCACGGTCAACCGCGACCTGGGGACGACGGTCGTGGTCGTCACCCACGACCCGACGGTGAGCGACCAGGTCGAGCGCACCGTCGCCATCCGGGACGGCCGCACCGCCAGCGAGGTCCTCCGACGCACCCAGGGCGAGGACACCGTCGCCGAGGAGTTCGCCGTGCTGGACCGGGCGGGGCGGATGCAGCTGCCCGCGGAGTACCGGACGGCGCTGGACCTCACCCGACGGGTGCGGCTGACCCTGGAGGCCGACCACGTGGCCGTGCACCGCGACGGTGGCGCGTGA
- a CDS encoding class I SAM-dependent methyltransferase produces the protein MVDSPLRTVLFPGRHHVLTRFQAHYLRAVLAGHTRDTEGEPVVLAEDAAVVWAVTSANHRGTRRNPVPFHRREAAIERFALTEGIEGVVIGVVDVEPTPRFAELTVKTVAHETIGRRAPSPADTVVACSTAAVTAMYRELGYRVVPVEAGDDADPARPWDVLELLVAGDPTWRELAHPATVSVFDRYGLAESTAVICSDPVVGSEGGLTATREYRSYIAAFESAAERKWAQARPWVQPGRIVDIGCATGAMLELAAAEPTLHESDLFGVEVARHLFDECEHRKAQGAFAANPNTFFVQANVLNGSVFPPATVDTTTTFALTHEILSYGGGVAALHALAREIAAHTAPGGVWINSDVCGPAEGDRQVRLRLRTDDGAAADPVDLTALADVAGHLEGLSTRARFDQFAVDFRRHAGVPFAFSTDGDDVLLRLADAMEFLSKVSYTDNWLSETHEQFCALDGAGWTALVTAAGLEVDPRSGAWRNDWLVENVFAPVAQLLDPVSGEQLDWPDTHVLLVARRPETP, from the coding sequence GTGGTCGACAGCCCCCTGCGCACCGTCCTGTTCCCCGGCCGGCACCACGTGCTCACCCGCTTTCAGGCCCACTACCTGCGGGCGGTCCTGGCCGGGCACACCCGCGACACCGAGGGCGAGCCGGTGGTGCTGGCCGAGGACGCCGCCGTCGTCTGGGCCGTCACCTCGGCCAACCACCGCGGCACCCGGCGCAACCCGGTGCCCTTCCACCGGCGGGAGGCCGCGATCGAGCGGTTCGCGCTGACGGAGGGGATCGAGGGCGTCGTCATCGGCGTCGTGGACGTCGAACCCACACCGCGGTTCGCCGAGCTGACGGTCAAGACCGTCGCCCACGAGACGATCGGACGCCGTGCCCCCAGCCCGGCCGACACCGTCGTCGCCTGCTCGACCGCCGCGGTCACCGCGATGTACCGGGAGCTGGGCTACCGGGTGGTGCCCGTCGAGGCCGGGGACGACGCCGACCCGGCCCGCCCGTGGGACGTGCTCGAGCTGCTGGTCGCCGGCGACCCCACCTGGCGGGAGCTGGCCCACCCGGCCACGGTGTCGGTGTTCGACCGGTACGGCCTCGCCGAGTCCACCGCCGTCATCTGCTCCGACCCGGTGGTCGGCTCCGAGGGCGGGCTGACCGCCACCCGGGAGTACCGCTCCTACATCGCGGCGTTCGAGTCCGCCGCAGAGCGCAAGTGGGCCCAGGCCAGGCCGTGGGTGCAGCCCGGCCGGATCGTCGACATCGGCTGCGCCACCGGCGCCATGCTCGAGCTCGCCGCGGCCGAGCCCACGCTGCACGAGTCGGACCTGTTCGGCGTCGAGGTGGCCCGGCACCTGTTCGACGAGTGCGAGCACCGCAAGGCCCAGGGCGCCTTCGCGGCGAACCCGAACACGTTCTTCGTGCAGGCCAACGTGCTCAACGGGTCGGTCTTCCCGCCGGCCACCGTGGACACCACGACGACCTTCGCGCTGACCCACGAGATCCTCAGCTACGGCGGAGGAGTGGCCGCCCTGCACGCCCTGGCCCGGGAGATCGCCGCGCACACCGCGCCCGGCGGGGTGTGGATCAACTCCGACGTCTGCGGCCCGGCCGAGGGTGACCGGCAGGTGCGTCTGCGGCTGCGCACCGACGACGGCGCCGCCGCCGACCCCGTCGACCTGACCGCGCTGGCCGACGTCGCCGGACACCTGGAGGGCCTGAGCACCCGGGCCCGGTTCGACCAGTTCGCCGTCGACTTCCGCCGGCACGCCGGGGTGCCGTTCGCGTTCAGCACCGACGGGGACGACGTCCTGCTCCGGCTGGCCGACGCGATGGAGTTCCTCTCCAAGGTCAGCTACACCGACAACTGGCTGTCCGAGACCCACGAGCAGTTCTGCGCCCTGGACGGCGCCGGCTGGACCGCGCTGGTCACCGCCGCCGGCCTCGAGGTCGACCCCCGCTCGGGCGCCTGGCGCAACGACTGGCTGGTGGAGAACGTCTTCGCACCGGTCGCCCAGCTCCTCGACCCCGTCAGCGGCGAGCAGCTCGACTGGCCCGACACCCACGTCCTCCTCGTCGCCCGCAGGCCCGAGACCCCGTGA
- a CDS encoding acyl-CoA desaturase, with the protein MTALQKKSENPIAALSATDVEDIGRRLDAIRQEIVDSRGADDAAYIRKVIDVQRKIEIASRAVLLVSKFPPAWVVGTAGLSVAKILENMEIGHNILHGQWDWMRDPKIHSTTWEWDMASPAEQWKHSHNELHHTYTNVIGKDNDLGYGIMRVDEDQKWVPLYLLQPLWNFVNACFFEYGIAAYDLELGKNLATEERRKDPAFRARGKAVLNKIRKQATKDYLVHPALSGPSFVPTLAANFVANLVRNLWSHSVIMCGHFPEGVETYEKTSIEGETRGEWYLRQMLGSANISGSKAMHVMTGNLSHQVEHHLFPDLPSNRYAEIAPKVRAIFDEYGLRYHTASLPKQVASAWHKVFRLSLPNGWMAATTPKNAPVQVAKLYKLTTGGPKVRREAHREWQRQTAELKAAA; encoded by the coding sequence GTGACCGCACTGCAGAAGAAGTCCGAGAACCCGATCGCCGCGCTGTCGGCCACCGACGTCGAGGACATCGGCCGTCGACTGGACGCCATCCGCCAGGAGATCGTGGACAGCCGCGGTGCCGACGACGCCGCCTACATCCGCAAGGTGATCGACGTCCAGCGCAAGATCGAGATCGCCAGCCGCGCGGTGCTGCTGGTGTCGAAGTTCCCGCCGGCCTGGGTCGTGGGGACGGCGGGCCTCTCGGTCGCCAAGATCCTCGAGAACATGGAGATCGGGCACAACATCCTGCACGGGCAGTGGGACTGGATGCGCGACCCGAAGATCCACTCCACGACGTGGGAGTGGGACATGGCCAGCCCGGCCGAGCAGTGGAAGCACTCGCACAACGAGCTGCACCACACGTACACCAACGTGATCGGCAAGGACAACGACCTCGGCTACGGGATCATGCGGGTCGACGAGGACCAGAAGTGGGTCCCGCTCTACCTGCTGCAGCCGCTGTGGAACTTCGTCAACGCCTGCTTCTTCGAGTACGGGATCGCGGCCTACGACCTCGAGCTGGGCAAGAACCTGGCCACCGAGGAGCGCCGCAAGGACCCGGCCTTCCGGGCCCGCGGCAAGGCCGTGCTGAACAAGATCCGCAAGCAGGCCACCAAGGACTACCTGGTGCACCCGGCGCTGTCGGGCCCCAGCTTCGTGCCGACCCTGGCCGCGAACTTCGTCGCCAACCTGGTGCGCAACCTGTGGTCGCACTCGGTGATCATGTGCGGGCACTTCCCCGAGGGCGTCGAGACCTACGAGAAGACCTCCATCGAGGGCGAGACCCGCGGTGAGTGGTACCTGCGTCAGATGCTGGGCTCGGCGAACATCTCCGGCTCCAAGGCCATGCACGTCATGACCGGGAACCTGAGCCACCAGGTCGAGCACCACCTGTTCCCCGACCTGCCGAGCAACCGGTACGCCGAGATCGCCCCGAAGGTCCGCGCGATCTTCGACGAGTACGGCCTGCGGTACCACACGGCCTCGCTGCCCAAGCAGGTCGCGAGCGCCTGGCACAAGGTCTTCCGGCTCTCCCTGCCCAACGGCTGGATGGCCGCGACGACGCCGAAGAACGCCCCGGTGCAGGTCGCCAAGCTCTACAAGCTGACCACCGGTGGCCCCAAGGTCCGTCGCGAGGCGCACCGCGAGTGGCAGCGGCAGACCGCCGAGCTGAAGGCCGCTGCCTGA
- a CDS encoding PucR family transcriptional regulator: MVNRDGFFTPGEQRSRELPGQEGPVTFDGTVREDPASSGLPVAVAAAIRADLPGVAEATVSAIVAEVPDYDAAYSDGMGAVIENAVQLALGGFLELATTGVEDAASTPIQPALDGAYALGRGEARGGRSMDALLGAYRVGARVAWRGLAASAVAHGLTVQQLARFAELVFAYIDALSASSVAGHADERNASGRVRQRVLERLGLRLLAGGTVEELTGAAERADWDPPRTLTAVLLPATRVRGTLAMLDPRTLMPSLDEVAVLLVPDAEGPARAALVHALHGREALLGPARPWWDVAGSHARASRVAELQLPRPDAAPLDTEAVLPELVLRADEAALADLRAQVLQPLADLPEGTRDKLTETLRAWLLHHGRREAVAAELFVHPQTVRYRMGQLRDLFGDQLEDPRAVLSLTLALA, from the coding sequence ATGGTGAATCGGGACGGGTTTTTCACACCCGGCGAACAACGATCCCGGGAACTCCCCGGTCAGGAGGGTCCCGTGACGTTCGACGGCACCGTCAGGGAGGACCCCGCGTCCTCGGGCCTGCCCGTCGCGGTCGCCGCGGCCATCCGGGCCGACCTGCCCGGGGTCGCCGAGGCCACCGTGTCCGCGATCGTCGCCGAGGTCCCCGACTACGACGCGGCCTACTCCGACGGCATGGGCGCGGTGATCGAGAACGCCGTCCAGCTGGCGCTCGGCGGGTTCCTGGAGCTGGCCACCACCGGGGTCGAGGACGCTGCGAGCACCCCGATCCAGCCCGCTCTGGACGGCGCCTACGCGCTGGGCCGGGGTGAGGCCCGCGGCGGCCGCTCGATGGACGCGCTGCTCGGCGCCTACCGCGTCGGGGCCCGGGTGGCCTGGCGCGGGCTGGCCGCCAGCGCGGTCGCGCACGGGCTCACGGTGCAGCAGCTGGCCCGCTTCGCCGAGCTGGTCTTCGCCTACATCGACGCGCTGTCAGCCTCCAGCGTGGCCGGGCACGCCGACGAGCGGAACGCCAGCGGCCGGGTGCGCCAGCGCGTGCTGGAGCGCCTCGGGCTCCGGCTGCTCGCCGGCGGCACGGTCGAGGAGCTGACCGGCGCCGCCGAGCGGGCCGACTGGGACCCCCCGCGCACGCTGACCGCCGTGCTGCTGCCGGCCACCCGGGTGCGTGGCACCCTGGCGATGCTCGACCCGCGCACCCTCATGCCCAGCCTGGACGAGGTCGCCGTCCTGCTGGTGCCCGACGCCGAGGGCCCGGCCCGGGCAGCGCTGGTGCACGCGCTGCACGGCCGGGAGGCGCTGCTCGGCCCGGCCCGGCCGTGGTGGGACGTCGCCGGCTCGCACGCCCGCGCCTCCCGGGTGGCCGAGCTGCAGCTGCCCCGCCCCGACGCCGCCCCGCTGGACACCGAGGCGGTGCTGCCCGAGCTCGTGCTGCGCGCCGACGAGGCAGCCCTGGCCGACCTGCGCGCGCAGGTGCTCCAGCCGTTGGCCGACCTGCCCGAGGGCACCCGCGACAAGCTCACCGAGACCCTGCGCGCCTGGCTGCTGCACCACGGTCGCCGCGAGGCCGTCGCCGCCGAGCTGTTCGTGCACCCGCAGACCGTCCGCTACCGCATGGGCCAGCTCCGCGACCTCTTCGGCGACCAACTCGAGGACCCCCGCGCCGTCCTCTCCCTGACCCTCGCGCTGGCCTGA
- a CDS encoding isoamylase, producing the protein MIRLKKSPADVAVTFALEEQAVPGPVSVVGDFNGWTPGTHVLKKRSNGTRSVVVKLPAGEPVRFRYLADGGLWFDDPQAHAHDTQGSLLHL; encoded by the coding sequence ATGATCCGTCTGAAGAAGTCCCCCGCCGACGTCGCCGTCACCTTCGCCCTCGAGGAGCAGGCCGTGCCCGGCCCGGTCTCCGTCGTCGGTGACTTCAACGGCTGGACCCCCGGCACCCACGTGCTGAAGAAGCGCAGCAACGGCACCCGCAGCGTCGTGGTCAAGCTGCCCGCCGGCGAGCCGGTGCGCTTCCGCTACCTGGCCGACGGCGGCCTGTGGTTCGACGACCCGCAGGCCCACGCGCACGACACCCAGGGCTCGCTGCTCCACCTCTGA
- a CDS encoding ABC transporter ATP-binding protein, with product MVELVDVHRSFGHGATAVHALRGVSLQIAPGELVALVGRSGSGKTTLLNLVGGLDRPDAGTVTVAGTDVGALDDDGLVTLRRDVVSSVFQTFGLVPVLTAAENVGVPLRLRRLPAAEREQRVARLLDLVGLTPHATQRPDELSGGQQQRVALARALAGSPRLLVADEPTGQLDRETGLAVMALVRGIVEAEGVTALVSTHDPVMIALADRAVQVVDGRLVGG from the coding sequence ATGGTCGAGCTGGTCGACGTGCACCGCTCCTTCGGGCACGGGGCGACGGCCGTGCACGCGCTGCGCGGGGTGTCCCTGCAGATCGCGCCCGGCGAGCTGGTGGCGCTGGTGGGCCGGTCGGGGTCGGGCAAGACGACGCTGCTGAACCTGGTCGGCGGGCTGGACCGGCCCGACGCCGGCACCGTGACCGTCGCCGGCACCGACGTCGGGGCCCTGGACGACGACGGACTGGTGACGCTGCGCCGCGACGTCGTCTCCTCGGTGTTCCAGACCTTCGGGCTGGTCCCGGTGCTGACCGCGGCGGAGAACGTCGGCGTCCCGCTGCGGCTGCGCCGGCTGCCCGCGGCGGAGCGGGAGCAGCGGGTGGCCCGGCTGCTGGACCTGGTCGGGCTCACCCCGCACGCCACCCAGCGGCCCGACGAGCTCTCCGGCGGCCAGCAGCAGCGGGTGGCCCTGGCCCGGGCGCTGGCCGGGTCGCCCCGGCTGCTGGTGGCCGACGAACCCACCGGGCAGCTGGACCGGGAGACCGGGCTGGCCGTGATGGCGCTGGTGCGCGGCATCGTGGAGGCCGAGGGCGTCACCGCGCTGGTCTCCACGCACGACCCGGTGATGATCGCGCTGGCCGACCGGGCCGTGCAGGTGGTCGACGGCCGACTGGTCGGCGGGTGA